From the Musa acuminata AAA Group cultivar baxijiao chromosome BXJ3-1, Cavendish_Baxijiao_AAA, whole genome shotgun sequence genome, the window GACAAAACTCTAGATCCTCCAAACTTGCAGTTATTCTTACTTTCATGTCATCCATCGCTTATACAAATGATACATTCCAATAGATGGGTTCCAGAATATCAAAACGTGCACTGAGCTTACAGTACAATAATAAATTAATGATGGTATTGTAATAAACATTGTTCATGCAATGTGACTGAGATTGAATAACAATCTCAGTATCCTAGTCATGGAAAGATACGTAGCCACATTGAAATAAATAGCACTATTGATGTAGACAATTCTTAGTGTCCAGCTAATTGCAATTTATTATAACAATGACATAATCTTTTTCCAAGTTAATAACCACAAACTTTTATGGTAGTGAAGCAGCTCTATTCAGCAGGCCAGCAAAAACTAGAAAGTCAATACTACTTAGCAAGACATACAGCGGCTCATTGTTATTGCAGCCATACCTTGTTTCTTGCAACCAGGAACCAAGAGAATCAAGGACTGAAGCTGTGACTGCAGCTTATAATGATCTGGAAACTTACTCTTTTTagtcatttttaaattattaattttgctCCTTTCTTTATTTGAATGAATGTAGTAATAATCATCCAGCCATGCACATGGATTGCCATGATAGTCAAAGATCCAATATTAACAGTCCCGCTGGTACAGTATTGCGTGTAAAATAAAGTGTTAAGATGGCCTAAGCTAGTTTAGCTCAAAGGCTGGATAAATCCAGAGCAAGGTATGGGCTGTTAGCAGTTTAATCAACAACAAGACCATCCTCTGAAAATGCAGACCTAGAGTATGAAGTTCATGCACATGGCTTGTGACATGAACTGACAGGTAAAGAAGATCATCACAGTGCAATTTTCCTGTCATAAGCATAAAAAATAGTCCTTCCAAGAGCAACGGAAAAGTAAATGGCATTATATAAGAAACTGACCTCACCAATCCCCATAAAAGCACGCATAACTAGTAAAAATGGGAGTCCAATCTTAGCAGCAATTGGAGTAAGAATTGTTGCCATTGACCACCAGACAACACCAAAGCCCAATACCAGTTTACCGCCAATCTTATCTGCCCAGATACCTCCAACAATCTGCAGATTTCAAAAAGCACATGTCTCATCAACAACACATGGAAAACATCAATGTAACATGGTTGGATTAGGCACTAATGTTACTCTGGATGTTACAACATACTCAACCGTATTCCAGATAACTATGCCAacaaagaataaatatgaaacagTTTGCATTATCACAACACACCTGGGTGAGTAGATAGCCCCAGAAAAAAGATGACTGAATTAGGCCCATAGTTGCTGGATTCCAATTAAATTCTGCTGCCATTGGAAGGATAGCAATGCTCATATTTACCTGATTTAAACTCAGATTAATAAACACAAAATGATCATAATCAGTACCTATATGCATCAAGAGAACAGTATGTGATTACAATGGAAGGTCAGAATTTTGTTGgtagaaatagaaaaataacaTACTCGGTCCATATTACAAAGTAGAAATGAAAAGAAGCATAATAGCACAATCAACCATCGCTTAGGAAACTGCTCCCACCAAGGAGACACTTCTGTCGTATTTGCACCAATCAAAATGGCTTCACTAGGCATTTCTGAAGAATTTAATGAATCAAGCTGTGTTTCTGGTACTTCATACTGCTCAGATTTAAAGTTTGCACGTGTTCTAATTGGCAAATGATACACAGTTTGATCATGAGGAACATCTGAAATTCCAGAACTATCAAATTTTCTCCTCTGCAGCTTGGGGAAACCATCTGAAGAAAGAAAGCAATTTGTTCTCGCAGGAGATCTCTGCTTGAGATTGATATTGCTTGGCCTTAGACTTGAACAATTCCCTAAGAATCTTGCTTGGGGGTGTTCCAATTCTCCAAGGAAACTGTCTCTCTTCATCATGCCGTTTTTGTCTGAAGTACTAGTAGAAGAAACAGGGAACAAGATAGGCCTAGACAAATAATAACTTTCTCTTCGGCTGAACAAGACAAAATTTCCAACCCATGCAGCTCGTTCGCCGCGAAACTTGAAATGAATCTTTTTATCATGTGCACTAGTACACTCTGCTTGATACACTTTTCCTGCAGAATAGGAGGcaatttttttgttattccttCCTAAAAAGTTTACTTTACATGAGCAAAAAACAATCCTAGTGTACTTTTCTTTATCTAAATCGAGTGAAAATTAGCATGCAATTCTTACCGAAAAAGTCATATAAGTTCAATATTATGAGGCCAACATTTATATCACTTTTGCTCCTCCCATTACAATATGTTTTTTTTCTCAATCGACCCAAAACATTTAATCAGCACCAGATAAAACATCTGCTTTGCTGAACTCTTCAGGTTATGGAAACATTAAATTTAAGGTTGAATTAGGAACATCACTTTCCAATTCCAATACTTTGTTCAAACGAAGTGCCTAGCATTAAAATGATGGCGCATGTCAGTGAATCACGTTGGTGTTGGTAATGATACTTGAAAGCACGACACACAATAAAAGCGTCCTCTTTGCTCGAACTGTCAAACAAATAACACTAAAAACTACAACCCTTCCATGAGTAGCAACAACGATTCTACCAAAAAACAAGATTTTGAACTTGCATTGCTCAACAAATCAAGTCTACGCAAGCAAAAACACGTATCCCGCAAAACTTTGGTTCCACCAGTACTTAGCATCATCTTCAGAGTAAAATTGCAAGCATCACAAGTCGGGAAACACCGTACAGCACACTTCTTCGAAGTAGAAATAGAAACGGGGTCACGAATCATACTTCGTACAAGAAAACGAAAAAGGACCTGGTATTAAAGGGGAGGCGAATCCTCTGCCGGAGACCAGAGTTCCCATCGCCATTCCGACCCGATTCGAGCTCTCAAACAGTGGGCGGAAATCCCAAACCAGGTGTCACGCAAGAGATCTAGGTAAAAGGTACCGAGACCAAAGAAGAAATCGACCGCATCaacgaaaagaagaagaagaagaaggaaggaaggaaggaaggaaggaaagaaagaCGACGAGCAGAAGTTTCGATTCCGTCGATGTGGAAAAGGGCGAGAGGATAAGTGGGAGTGATTGGCTTCAGAAGCGGGaaaaaaagaggaggaggagcgacCGCCGACGTGTTTCTACCTTTTATGGACTAGCCCACTTCCGGCTCGCTTTCTGCCACGCGGCGCCCTTTGGTTCTCGGATAAGGTTTGATCGTCCGATTGATCGATCATGGACCGTTGGATCGGAGGCAGCACGAGGATGGATGGAATCCAGTTTTGTGACGGGATCCGCCGATGCCAACCACTCGTCGTGTGGATCAAGAAGCAATTCTGACCGTCCGATCTGAGAACTTTTCCCCGATTCTTAATGAAATGAAACGAAACGAAACGTATTCAATTCAGTTTTAGTACATGCACAGTTTCTACGACTCAATCGTTCTTGAAGGACGACGACAGCGATCGGATGTCGCCGTCGTTCCCGCCGAGCTTCATGTACTTGTCCTTCCTTGTGAGGGCGGTGCACTCGA encodes:
- the LOC103980056 gene encoding ascorbate transporter, chloroplastic gives rise to the protein MAMGTLVSGRGFASPLIPGKVYQAECTSAHDKKIHFKFRGERAAWVGNFVLFSRRESYYLSRPILFPVSSTSTSDKNGMMKRDSFLGELEHPQARFLGNCSSLRPSNINLKQRSPARTNCFLSSDGFPKLQRRKFDSSGISDVPHDQTVYHLPIRTRANFKSEQYEVPETQLDSLNSSEMPSEAILIGANTTEVSPWWEQFPKRWLIVLLCFFSFLLCNMDRVNMSIAILPMAAEFNWNPATMGLIQSSFFWGYLLTQIVGGIWADKIGGKLVLGFGVVWWSMATILTPIAAKIGLPFLLVMRAFMGIGEGVAMPAMNNILSKWIPVSERSRSLALVYSGMYLGSVTGLAFSPILIHKFGWPSVFYAFGSLGSVWFTLWQSKAYSSPKEDPALSAEEKKLILGGSVSKEPVTSIPWRLILSKAPVWALIISHFCHNWGTFILLTWMPTYYNQVLKFNLTESGLFCVLPWLTMAVFANIGGWIADTLVAKGLSITTVRKIMQSIGFLGPAFFLTQLSHVRTPALAVLCMACSQGSDAFSQSGLYSNHQDIGPRYAGVLLGLSNTAGVLAGVFGTAVTGFILQRGSWDDVFKVSVVLYIIGTLVWNIFSTGEKILD